Part of the Scrofimicrobium sp. R131 genome is shown below.
GCAGGTTCAGTTCGGCGCCGGACACCTCCGCCACCACCTGCCCCACGCAGTCGGCCCCGGCCCGCCAGGTGGCCAGCCAACCGGGGTCGCCCGCTCCGCCGTCCGAGGCGGCCAGCCCGGCCACCACCACCTGGGCCGTGTAGGACTGGTCGGGATAGTCGGCGCGCGGGCTGACCACGATCTTGCGGACGTCGTGGCGTCCCAGCAGTGCCACCACGGGCCGGGACAGGGTCGGCCGCCCGGTCACCACCACCTGCTGAATGTCGCGCTGTTGGTACAGGTACCGCAAGAGCAGGGGGGTGTGCGGGACCCAGCTGGGAGAGGCCGTCGCCCCGGAGGAGGGCTCGGCCAGGATCGGCACCTGCCGGGCGGTGGCCGCCGCAATCACCGCGGGGTCCGCGCTGTCGCCCGCCACCACGACGGTCCACAGCGAGGGGTCCACCACCTCGTCCCAACTGGGCAGGGTCGGCGGGGTGGCCAGGTAAGTGGGGACGGGAACGGTCGGCAGCACCAGGTCGGAGGCAGGGACGAGCGGGTCGGCGAAAGCCACGTTCAGGTGGACCGGCCCGGGGGTGTCGCAGGCAGCGCGCAGCAGCCGGGTGAGGGGTGCCGCGGTCGCCACCCGCTCGCCGGAGCGGCCCGCCGGAATCGAGGCGGCCACGACGCCCGGGAAGATCCCCTCCTGGATCGTGGTTTGGGAGGCGCCCACCCCTCGCAGTTCGTGCGGCCGGTCAGCGGTGATCACCACCAGGGCCAGCCCCTGCAGGCGGGCCTCCTCCACCGCGGAATGCAACTCGGTGACCGCGGTGCCCGAGGTGGTGAAGACCGGCACGGGGACCGGCTGCCCGGCTTGGGCCGCCAGCGCCTTGGCCATCCCGAGCGCCCAGAACCCGGCGCTGCGCTCATCGGAGAAGGTGCCCACCCGGATCTGGCCCTCCGCCTCGGCCTGGGCCAGCGCGTAGGCAAACGGGGCGTTTCGGGAGCCGGGGCAGTAGGCCGCGACGGGCACGCGGGCCGCCAGCAGGGTGGCGATCAGGGTTTGCGCGGTCAGGATGGACGGGTTCTCAGTCACGGGCGTTCACCTCCGTCAGCATGGCTTCAGTTCGGGCCAGCCAGCGTTCCACCACCGAGCGGTCAGCGGCGCCGGCCACGGGCTCGGCCGTGAGTACGCGGGCAGCCCGGGCCACGTCCAGGTTTCCGCCGGCCGAGCGGAGCGGCTCAGCCACGACGTCGGTGGCCAGCAGCCGGGCGGTGTCGAGGCCGCAGGCGTGAGGCAGGTCGGGCAGGGCCGCCGCCAGTTGAACCCCCGCCGCCAGCCCGTACGAGGTGTCGATGGCGGAGGAGACCACCACCGGGAGCGGGAGCTGCCCGGCCAGGTCGAGGGCGGCCCGGACCCCGCCGAGCGGGGCCACTTTGATCACGGCCAGGTCGACTGCCCCGACCACGCTAAACGGGTCGTCGGCCCGGCGGATCGACTCGTCGGCGGCGATGGGCGGCTCCACCCGCTCGCGCACGGCGGCCAGGTCTTCAACCTCCCAGCAGGGCTGCTCCACGTATTCCAGCCCACCCACCGGGCCGGCCGCCCGCTGCAGGAACTCAATGGCGGCGCAGGCTTCGTCCCGGCTCCAACTGCCGTTGACGTCGATCCGAACGCGCGCGTCGGCGCCGAACTGGTCGGCCAGCACCTCGGCCACCGCCGCCACCCGGGCCGCGTCGGCGTCCAGGTCTACCCGCGGGTCGGCCACTTTGATTTTGGCGGTCCGACACCCCGCCTCCGCCGCCCGGGCGGCCGCCGCTGCGGGCGAGCTGACCGGGATGGTCACGTTGACCGGCACCTCGGTTCGGACCGGCGCCGGACCCGGCCGTGTCGCCTGGGCGAGGGCGCTGCGCAACCACTGGGCCGCCTCGTCCGGCTGATAGTCCAGGAACGGCGCGCATTCGCCCCAACCGTGCGGGCCGTGCACCAGCAGGCCCTCCCGGGAGTTCACCCCGCGAAAGGTGGTGGTCAGCGGCAGGTGAAAGATGATCGTGCGATCGATTCCGAGGTCCTCCCACCGGGTGGGGTGGCTCCACTCGGTCAGGGGCACATCCGTGAGCATAAGAGAAGTTGACACATGCTGAGTCTACCTGCGCCGGGGAGCCGCTACGCTGGGGGAATGATCATCCTGGCACTGGCCGCCGGCATCCTGGGGCTGGTGGTGTCGGCCGTCCTGCGCCGCTCCACCAAACCCCCGACCGGCGGCATCGTCGACGACCGCTTTATCTACCTGTCGCTCCCCGGGTTTTCACTGTTTTTGCTCGGGGTGGGGCTGCTGGGTCTGACCGTCCCCCTGGCCACCCACGCGCTGGGCCTGGTTGCCACGGTTGGGGCCGGACTGGTGGCGGCGGTCGGCGCCGTGCTGTCCGTTTGGGGGTTGTTTGCGCGGTCGGTGCCGGGTTGGGCGAAGCCCCGCTAGCGCCCCTGCAGCGCCATCCACTCGGCATAGCCGATTGGGTTCAGCTGCGACTTGATCTTGTACACCACCGCCGGGGTCGGGCCCAGGAAGTCGGCCCGGTCATTTTCCGAGTAGGAGGTGCCAAACTCGTAGTGCCACGGCTCGGGCCGGTCGGTGTCGGGGCCCAGGGCTGAGGGCAGGCGGAAACCGTAGCTGGGGCCGTGCTCCAGCATCCAGCTCACCTCGGGCGCGTCCCAGGTGGAGAAAATGTCCCAGTTGAAGTCAATGGCCTGACCGAACCCGTGGTTGGACTGACCCGGAATCGCGGTCATGTCGGGCGCATCCCAGTGCACCTGGTACTGGGAGGCCAGATCGCGGTAACCGTTCAAAATGGGCAGGTCCGTGCCGAACTGGAGGTGGTAGGCCTCGTTCAGGCGGATGAAGTTGTCCATTGCGGCGCACAGGAGCCGCTCGTTTGGCTGCCAGGGAATTGGGCAGAGCAGGTCGTCGGGCAGCTCCCCGTTGGAGACGCCGGTCAGGTCCGGCAGGTTTTGGGCGAGGCGTCGGTCCAGCTCCAACTGGGCGGCGTCCCCGGCCGCGGTTTCGGCCCGGGCCAGTTCGGTCAGCTGGCCATTCGCCAGGTCGTTGACCCGCATCCTGCCGGTGGCAACGGCCAGTTCCTGCTCGGTGAGCGCGGCGAGGGCCGAGTCGAACGCGGACGTGGCGGCGGCCAGCGCCCCCTGGTCCAGGGTCGAGCGAGTGATCTTGACCGGAATTGCGCGGGAGGTGCGCGCCTGAGCGGCCGACAGGGAGGTGACCGAGGTGGCGGCGGCAAACAGGGCGGACCGGGTGAGGTTTCCCTGCTCGTAGGCGCGCATCAGGTTGGTGGGCACACCGCTGATCAGCAGCCAGGAGGACTGGCCGGGATTGGCCCCGAGTTGGTCGGCCAGGTGGCGGTAGGCGTCGACCGCGTTGGCCCCGGAGTCGGACATCGATTCGAGCAGCGACAGGTTGGTTTCGTCCACCCGGCCGAGGCTCTGCCGGACCGCGCTAAGCAGGGCGGCATCCCCGGCGGCGGGGGCCAGCTCAACCAGGTAGTCGCGTTTGACCGTCTCTGCGGGAACCGGGCTCTTAGCGGAGGCGAGGCGGGGGGCGCTGAAACCGGTGGCCACGATCAGCAGCAGGGCCAGGAGCACGACGATGCCCGGGCTCAGCCGTTGACTGACCCGGGGATTGCTCGCCACCACTGCGTGTCGATTCCTCAGTTGCTCATTCACCCGAATGCGTTCTACCCGCCTACCGTGCCGCACAGTTATCCAGGAACAGTTTACCGGTCTTGCGGGGGCCTGGGAAGGTCAGATTCTTCCCAGTGATCGAACCATCACCGCCTTGATCGTGTGGAGGCGGTTCTCCGCCTGGTCGAAGACGATTGAGCGCGGCCCTTCGAACACCTCGTTGGTCACCTCGACCCCTTCCAGCCCGAACTGCTGGTAGACCTGGCGGCCAATGGTCGTGTTCAGGTCGTGGAACGCGGGCAGGCAGTGCATGAACTTGGCGTTCGGACCCGCGGTGGCCATCAGCGCCTCGTCGACTCGATAGGGCCGCAACAGCTGGATCCGTTCCGCCCAAACCTCGGCCGGCTCGCCCATCGAAACCCAGATATCGGTGTGGACAAAGTCGACCCCGGCCACCGCGGCCAGGTCCTCCGTCACGGTGATCCGGGCCCCGGTTTGGGCGGCAATTTCTTCCGCCTGGGCAATGACGTCGGCGGGGGGCCATAGGGCCTCTGGGGCGACGATCCGCACGTCGGCGCCCAGCAGCGCGCCGTTGACCAGCAGCGACCGACCCGTGTTGAACCGGGCATCGCCGACGTAGGCGTAGGCAACCTCGCTCAGGTTACGGCCCCCGGCGTGCTCTTTCATGGTCAGGGAGTCCGCCAGCATCTGGGTCGGGTGCCACTCGTCGGTGAGACCGTTCCAGACCGGGACCCCCGACAGCTCCGCCAGCGTCTCGACACTGCTCTGCCGGTCGCCCCGGTACTCGATCCCGTCGAAAAAGCGTCCCAGCACCCGCGCGGTGTCAGCCACCGACTCCTTGTGTCCCAGCTGGGAGCCACTGGGGTCCAGGTAGGTGGTGGAGGCGCCCTGGTCGGCCGCGGCCACCTCGAACGCGCACCGGGTTCGGGTGGAGGTCTTCTCAAACACGAGGGCAATGTTGCGGCCCCGCAGGTAGGGAACCTCGGTCCCGGTTCGCTTCTGTTCTTTTAGGATTCCGGCCAGTTCAATCAGGTCGGCCCACTGCTGAGCGGTGAAATCCGTTTCGCGCAGCAGGTGGGATCCGGGGGCAAAATAGCGGGAAAGATCAGTCATTACTTCAGGGTACCGGATCGACCTGTCGGCGCACCGCATACACTTAACTCATGAGCAGCCTTCCTTTTGTCTCCGACACGTTTGACCCCGCCCGCTGGCAGGAGGTCCCCGGTTTCACCTTCACCGACATCACCTACCATCGCGGCCGGTCCCGCGGGCCCCAGGACGGGGCTCCGACCGGCGCTCCCCTGCCCTGGGTTCGGATCGCCTTCGACCGGCCCGAGGTGCGGAACGCCTTCCGCCCCCAGACGGTGGACGAGTTGCTGGTGGCACTGGAGGATGCCCGCACCAACTCGGAGGTGGCCGCGGTGATCGTCACCGGGAACGGCCCCTCCGCCAAGGACGGGGGCTACGCCTTCAGTTCGGGCGGCGACCAGCGGGTGCGGGGGAAAGAGGGCTACCAGTACGGCCCCGCCGGCGACGCCCAGAGTCGGGCCCGCCACGGTCGGCTGCACATTTTGGAGGTTCAGCGCCTGATTCGCGCCACCCCGAAACCGGTGATCGCCGCGGTGAACGGGTGGGCCGCCGGGGGCGGACACTCCCTGGCGGTCGTCTGCGACCTGGCGGTGGCCAGCGCGGAGCACGCGCAGTTCATGCAGACCGACGCCAACGTCGGCTCCTTCGATGCGGGTTACGGCTCTGCCCTGCTGGCCCGCCAGGTGGGGGATCGCCGGGCCCGGGAAATCTTCTTCCTCGCCCGTCCCTACACCGCGCAGCAGGCGGAGTCGTGGGGGGCGGTCAACCAGGCGGTGCCCCACGCCCAGTTGGAGGAAACGGCCCTGGAGTACTGCCGGATCATCGCCACCAAGTCCCCGCAGGCGATCAGGATGCTGAAGTATGCGTTCAACCTGGTGGACGACGGGTTAGCCGGACAGCAGATGTTTGCCGGTGAGGCCACCCGGCTGGCCTACATGACCGAGGAGGCCCGGGAGGGACGCGACGCTTTCCTGGAGAAGCGGGACCCAGATTGGAGCCAGTTCCCCTACTACTACTAGTAGTGGCTGACCACCTTCGTGCCCATGTCCGCCCAGTCGTAAATGAACTTGGCGTCCACCGGCTGCATGTTGACGCATCCGTGCGAGCCACCGGGGCCGGTCCAACCGAAGGATGAACGCCAGGGCGCCCCGTGGAAGGCGTAGCCGCCGTGGAAGTAGGTCACCCAGGGCACGTCCTCAGTCAGGTACTTCGAGCCGTCGACGTTCTCGCCGCGCATGTCCTGCAGCTCGTACTTCAGGTAGACGTTGAACTCGCCGTCCACCGTTGGGGTGCGGGGTTCGCCCGGGACCATGTACCAGGGGCCGCCGACAACATCGGTGCCCTCGTAGGCGGTGACGGTGGCGTTGGTCAGGTTCAGGTCCAGCCACTTCTCACCCTCGGCCGGGCGGTAGATCCAGTCTTCCGTCCCGGGCAGGGCCGGCCGGTCCGTCCAGGTGGCCGGCAGGTCGTCGTAGGTGAAGTCAAAGGACAGGTCGGAGCTGGATCGGAGCGCCTGCTCGAAGGCCGGCGCCACCTCGGCCACGTTGTTCACCCCGTAGCCGTCTTCGGCGGGCAGGGAGGTGGCGACGACGTTGCCGCTGGCATCCACATTTCGCAGTCCGTTGACCGGCTGGTCTGTCGTTTCGTCGGCGAAGTCCTGCGCCCACTTGGTCACCAGGTCCGCCTTCAGGGTGGGATGATACCCGTCGTCCCCCTGCTTGAACTCGATCCAGGACACCCGGGTGTCGTGATCGGGCGAGGTGGAATCGGGGTAGTTGTCGTTCAGCGTCAGCTCAGCGGTCAGGAAGTGGTTGGCTTCCTGCACGGCCGCGGTCGCTGCCTCCGTGGTGATGGCGGGGTCCTGGACCGACACGGGGGCGGTCACAGAGGCCGGTTGCAGAGACTGGGCGGCCCGCTCCAGTTCCCCGCGGAGGGCATCCCGATCGACCGTCTGGCCCGGCTGCGCCTCTTTGGCAAAGAAGGTGCCCGAATCGGGATCGTAGACGGCGGCCGCGTCGACCGCCCCCGACTGTTCCGGCCCGATCAAAGAGTCGGCGAAAGTCCCGAACGCGGCGTCGTCCACCGTCACCACCGGTTCAATCTGAACGGTCCCGAACAGGCCGCGCAGGAACCCGCCGACCGAGCGCGAGGCTGCCAGCACCTGGTCAACCGTGGCCGCCTCGTCCACCTTGACCCCGGCCTCAGCCAGGACGACCGGCTGCGGGTCGGCGTCAAGCACGGTGAGCTGCACCTGCTGGTCTGCCTGGTGCGACTTCAGGGTCTGCGCCAGCGCGGCCTGAGTTTGGCCCCCGACGGAGATTTCACCGATTTTCGCTCCCGGGAGAGCGTGGGTGCGGAAAAAGAAAAACAGTGACGTAACCGCAATCACTAAAATCAGCAAAATGATCGAGAGCACAAAGACAATTTGGCGGGGCCGGGTGGAGAGAAGATTCTTCATGATGCAGCCATTCTATCGGCCCGCAGAGCCGCTGACGATGTTGGGTGGCCAACACGGAAAGACTGTGTCCTAAAGTAGATTCATGCCCGCAAGTACCACCCCGGAATTCCCGGCAGAGATCATTCGCGTCCGGTTGGAGCAAAGCTCCGTTGACCTGCTCGTAGAGGCCATCAAACAGCGGCTATTTGGGACGGTACGACGCCCGCTGATCGTGCTGGGAACAGAGGACAAACAGGTCGAAAAGGCACTGCAAAACCTGCCTCCAGCGACCCTGACTTCAGATGTGATTTTGGCCACTTCCGGTTCCACGCGGGGCCGACCGCACCTAGTGGGACTGTCCTGGGAGGCGCTGAGAGCTTCGGCCGGTCGCACCATCGACTTTCTCGGCCCGGCTCGGTGGCTGCTGCCGCTGCCCCCGCACCACATCGCCGGGTTCCAGGTGCTGGTGCGCAGCGTCCTGCTCGGGGTCTCCCCCCTGGTGGTCGGCCGAACCGAGGACATTCCCGCCGCCGTGGCCGCCGCCCGGGAGCCACTCATCACCTCGCTGGTGCCCACCCAGTTGCGCCGACTCCAGGGCGAAGACCTGTCCGGCCTGAGCCGGATCCTGGTGGGCGGGGCTCGACTCGACCCGGCACTCGCCCGCCAGTGCGCCCACCTGCCGCTGGTAACCACCTACGGAATGACCGAAACCTGCGGCGGGTGCGTCTACAACTCCCGCCCCCTGCCGGGCATCGGGGTGCGGATCGAGTCCGGCCTGGTGCACCTGTCCGGGCCGGTGCTAATGGACGGGTACCTGGGCGAGCCCAGCCCGCTGGTCACCCTGGATGGCACCCGCTACCTGGTCACCAGTGACCTTGGCCGGATGGACGAGGGGCGGCTCACCATCGAGGGGCGGGCCGACCACGTCATCATCTCCGGTGGGGAAAACCTCTCGCCCGGAACCATCGAGGAGGCGATCGGCAGTTGGCGCCCGGACCTGAACGCGGTCGTGATCGGGGTGGACGATCCCGACTGGGGTCAGGTCGCCGTCGCGGCGCTGGAGGGGGCGGGGTCGCCGGCCCTGGTTGGTCCCGAGCTTCGCGCCGCCGTGTCCGCCCAGCTCGGGGCGCACCACGCCCCCCGTGCGGTCGTGTTCGTCGGGGACCTGCCCCTGCTCAGTTCCGGTAAAGTGGATCGTCGCCGACTGGTTGTCACGGTGACCGAAATGATTAGCAAGCAAGACTGCTGGAGCGTCGATTAACCCATGAGTTCACACCTACCTGAGCTGCCCGCTCGTCCTACCTGGCGCGACTGGTTGGAGGGGGCCCGGCTGAGGACCCTGCCGGCCGCGGCCGCTCCGGTCCTGGTTGGGGCCGGGGCCGCAGCTCAACTGGGGGCTTTCTCGTGGGGGAAATCGGTGCTGGCCCTGCTGGTGGCGCTGCTGCTGCAGGTGGGGGTGAACTTCGCCAACGACTACTCCGACGGCATTCGCGGCACCGACCAGGTGCGGGTGGGGCCGGTCCGGCTGACCGCCTCGGGCCTGGTGCCGCAGCGGCAGGTGCTGGCGCTGGCCCTGGGCTGTTTTGCCCTGGCGGGGCTGGCGGGCCTCGCGCTGGTGGCCTGGGCCGGAACCTGGTGGTTCCTGCTGGTGGGGGCCCTGGCGATCGCGGTGGCCTGGTTCTACACCGGGGGGAAGAACCCGTACGGCTACCTGGGGGTGGGCCTGTCCGAGCTTTTCGTCTTCGTCTTCTTTGGCCTGGTGGCCACGGTGGGCACCAACTGGGTTCAGGCCTATGCGGCTCCAGCCTGGCTTTGGCTGGCCGCTTCCGGGATGGGCTTGGCCTCCGTCTCCCTGCTGCTGGTGAACAACCTCCGCGACATTCCCACCGACCGGGAGGTGGGGAAGACCACCGTCGCCGTGCGGATGGGGGATCGCGCCTCGCGCCTGGTGTTCCTGGCGCTGCTGGTGGCCGCCTCCCTCCTGGGTGCGGGCGGCTTGGCCCTCGGGGCCAGCTGGGTGTGGGCGCTCTGGCTGGCCGTCGTCCTGCTGGTGGTCAGCATTCCCGCGGCGCTACCCGTGCTGGCCGGCGCCACCGGGCCGGGCCTGATCGTGGCCCTGCGCAACACCGGACTGTACACGCTAATCTACGGTGTCCTGGTCGGGGCGCTGCTGGCGCTGTAGCCCGGTCGCGCGCAAACTCAACTATCCTAGAAACATGCCAAGAGTCATGCTGTTTGCTTTCGCCATTGGGGTGACGCTGTACGCCCTGCTTGACTGGGGCATGAATTCGAAGTCACAGACGCCCGGTGGGCTGTCCCGCTGGCTGTGGCTGGCAGTGATCATCATCTTCCCGATCATCGGCCCGGCCGCCTGGGTGATCTTGCGGCTGGTGGGCCAGGCAGAACGCAAGCGCGGCCCAACCGCGGCGCCCCCGCCTCAACGCGGAGCTCCCGACGACGACTCCGAGTACCTGCGGGAGTGGTCGGACCGGATTGCCCGGCGCCAGCGGAAGTCCCCTCCCCCGGAAAAGCCGAAGGATGAGGACGAGGAGGATTAGCCCTCGTTGACCCGGGCCACCGAGGCGCCGGGGGTGACGTCGGCCGCCTCGTGCAGCAGGTGCCCGGCCGGCTCCGTGTAGCTCCACCCGACCAGCGTGTGGTCGTCAAACAGCAGCGACGTGAGCGAGGCGAGCGAACATTCGCGCCAAAGAGGATTGTGGGCCAGCGGCTTGCCCTGAATGAAACGCTGCACCATCACGATCGGAAGCTGATGCGAGACCAGCAGTGCCTCGTGCCCCCAGGCTTCGTCAATGGCCGAGGAGATGGCGCTGCACATCCGCTCACGGATCAGTCGGTAGGGCTCCCCCCAGGACGGCTCCAGCGGGCGCACGTAGCGGGACCAGTTCCGCGGGTGGGCCAGCGCCCACCGGTTCCCGTTGACGTTCTCACCCTGAAAAGTCGATCCCGCCTCGACCAGGCGCGGGTCCGCCTCGATCGGCAGGTGGTAGGCGAGGGCGGTCGGCAGCGCGGTTTCCTGGGCCCGCAGTAGCGGCGAGGCGATCACCCGGGTGATGTCGCGCTCCTCCAGGCTCAGGTACTGCGCCACCTCGGACGCCATCTCCCGGCCGAGCGGGGTGAGGGAAAATTGGGGAAGGCGGCCGTAGAGGACGCCGTCGGGGTTATCCACTTCACCGTGGCGGAGCAGGTGCACTGTCGTAAAGGCCATGGCTCTAGTTTCGCACGGAACCCGCCCGCCCCCGCAACCGGAGTCACCTCCTCGACCCGGCCAAAAAGTCCTAGGCTAGCGCTATGGAGAAAACCAACCCGGAGGCCCGCTCGATCGGGGCCTTCTTTGACGTCGACGAAACCCTGGTGCGCGGAGCCACCGCCTTTTGGGCGGCTCGAGAAATGTTCTCCCAGGGGTTCTTCAGCCTGCGCGACCTGCAGTACGCAGCCCGGCAGACCCTTCGCTTTGTCCTGCTGGGGGAAAACGCGGGCAAGATCGGCGAGTTTGGTGACCGGGCCGCGAAGGTGCTGGAGGGAAACTCGGTGGAGCATCTGCTGCACCTGAGCGAAAAGGTCTACGACCAGTACTTCGTCCCCCACGTCTACCAGGCGACCTACGAGCGCCTGAAGGAACACAGTGCGGCCGGTCACCAGGTGTGGCTTATTTCGGCCACCCCCTGGCTGTTGGCCGAGGTGATTGCCCGCCGGCTGGGAGCCTCGGGCGGGGTGGGAACGCGGATGCAGGTTTCCGGCGACCGCCTGATCGGGAAGCTGGAAGGTCACCTGGTCCACGGCCCCGGGAAGGTGAAGGTGCTGAAGGAGATTGCCGAGGAGCACCAGATTGATCTGTCCCGGTCGTGGGCCTACTCCGACTCGGCCAACGACATTCCGATGCTCAGCGCCGTTGGGCATCCGGTGGCGGTTAACCCGGATCGGGAACTGACCGAATATGCGCGCCAGCAAAACTGGGAGATCCTCAATGCCCGCGAGCGGCGCGACGTGATCCGACGCGGGGCGATCATGGCGGCCCTGGTGGTCGGCGGGGGGACTGCCGTCGTCTGGTCGGCCTGGAAGCTGGCGAGGCTCGCCCCCCGGACCCGCTGACATGCTTGAAGCCCAGATCCCGCGGGATCTGGGCTTCAAAACCAAAGCTTAGAACTACTTCTTGTTCCGGCGCTGGTGACGAGTCTTGCGCAGTTGCTTACGGTGCTTCTTCTTCGACATGCGCTTGCGGCGCTTCTTTACTACGGATCCCATAGAGTCCTCCCCTCGTCACATCGACACGCCCCTGCCGGCCCGATCAGCGATCTACGTTTGGCTCAGGCAGTGGCCCACAACAGTTACAACGCGGAATATCTTACCCGCCCAAACTCGATTGTTGTTCATCGGCCCATGTGATATCGAGTAATTCTTTCACCGCCACCGAGGGGATCCGAAAGCTCTTTCCCGCCCGAACGGCCGGAAGCTCACCGGAATGGATGAGCCGATAGACGGTCATCCTCGATACCCGCATCAGCTCAGCAACCTCGTTAACCGTCAGCAGTTTCGGTACGGGCTGTGGCTCCACCATTGCTACCCCTCTTACTTCCAGCACCAGGCTGTGAACAGCGCTTTTCGGGCGCGACTGAGTCCAATGAAGGTCAGTCTAGCGCACTTTCGCCCACGTCAGGGGAATATCAAAACCAAAACCAGACCAGATCCTGGAGACTTCCCCATTAAACGCTCATAAACTTCACAGGGAAGAGCGGCAGCGTACTATGGAGCCATTCAGGGCGCCCGGCAGCAGGAGAAACATGGGGATCAGACGGCACCGAGGGTCGCTGCCAGACGGCAGCCGGAAAGAGTGGCGCACCCATCGCTGGCTCGTCCCCGGTCGCAACTCCAACCCGGTTCGCGTCCTCCCGCCACCCCATTCCCGGTCCCGGGTCAAGTGGTGGCAGGTGCACCGCCGGGTGGCCCGCTGGTTTGAGCACCTGGCCCAGCGCTCCCCCGCCCGCGCCACCCTGCTGGTGTTCCTGGCAATCATCACCGCCATCACCGGCCTCCTCTCCCTGCCGATCGCCACCACCTCGGGCGAGCGGGCCCCGTTCATCGACGCCCTGTTCACCGCGGTCTCGGCCGTCTGCGTCACCGGGCTGACGACGGTGGACACCGCGACCTACTGGTCTCACTTCGGCCAGGGGGTCATGGTTCTCGGCGTCTTCATCGGCGGCCTGGGCGTGATGACGCTGGCCTCGCTGCTGGCGCTGGTGGTGTCCAGCCACCTGGGGCTGACCCAGAGGATGCTGGCCTCCTCGGCCACCGGTTCGCGCGGGATGAGCGACGTCGGCCAAATTCTGACCAACGTCATGATGGTCTCCCTGGTGGTGGAGGGCGGCGTCTTCGTGGCGCTCAGCCTGCGGTTCCTCACCTTGGGTTTCACCGTGCCGGACGCGCTTTGGAGCGGCCTGTTCATGGCTATCTCCTCGTTCAACAACGCGGGCTTCGTCAACCTGGAGGGTGGGGCCGCCTCGTTCGTGGGCGACTGGGGGTTCCTGCTGCCCATCATCCTGGCGGCCACGGTGGGGGCGCTCGGGTTCCCGGTGCTGAACGACTTTATCCGGAACCCGCGGAAGCCCCGCCGCTGGACGCTGCACTCGAAAATGACCCTGTCGGTCTTCGGGGGCCTGTTCTTCCTCTCCGTCATTTCGACCGCCGTGCTGGAGTGGAACAACCCGGGCACGTTCGGCCACCTGGCCGGCTCGGAGAAAGTGCTGAACTCGCTGCTGTCGGGGATCAACTCCCGTTCCCTCGGCATTTCCGCGATTGACACCTCCGCGCAGGAGTCCACCACCGTCTTCCTGACCGGGATCTTCATGTTTATCGGGGGCGGGTCGGCGTCAACCGCGGGCGGGATCAAGGTGACGACGTTCGCCGTCCTGTTCCTGGCGGTGCTGGCCGAAGCGAAAGGCTCCCACGACGTGGAGGTCTACGGCCGGCGCCTGCGTTTTGGCACGGTGCGCCTGGCGGTTTCGGTCCTGTTCATCTCCACCGCCATGGTGCTGCTGGCGGCATTCCTGCTGCTGGCGATGACGAACCTGCCGCTGGAGGCGGTTATCTTCGAGACGATTTCGGCCTTCGGCACGGTCGGATTGTCGCTGGGAATCACGCCGCATCTGCCCGCTGCAGCCAAGGCGGTGCTGGTCTTTCTGATGTTTGCCGGTCGGCTGGGACCGATGACTTTCGCCACCGCTTTGGCCCTGCGGGAAAAGAGTAGACTGGTGCGGATGCCTGAGTCGCGTCCCATCGTTGGTTGATTTCTGGAGGAATCTAACATGTCACCTCGTCGGCGTACCAGCGGTACCCTGGTGATC
Proteins encoded:
- a CDS encoding L,D-transpeptidase family protein, giving the protein MKNLLSTRPRQIVFVLSIILLILVIAVTSLFFFFRTHALPGAKIGEISVGGQTQAALAQTLKSHQADQQVQLTVLDADPQPVVLAEAGVKVDEAATVDQVLAASRSVGGFLRGLFGTVQIEPVVTVDDAAFGTFADSLIGPEQSGAVDAAAVYDPDSGTFFAKEAQPGQTVDRDALRGELERAAQSLQPASVTAPVSVQDPAITTEAATAAVQEANHFLTAELTLNDNYPDSTSPDHDTRVSWIEFKQGDDGYHPTLKADLVTKWAQDFADETTDQPVNGLRNVDASGNVVATSLPAEDGYGVNNVAEVAPAFEQALRSSSDLSFDFTYDDLPATWTDRPALPGTEDWIYRPAEGEKWLDLNLTNATVTAYEGTDVVGGPWYMVPGEPRTPTVDGEFNVYLKYELQDMRGENVDGSKYLTEDVPWVTYFHGGYAFHGAPWRSSFGWTGPGGSHGCVNMQPVDAKFIYDWADMGTKVVSHY
- a CDS encoding AMP-binding protein — its product is MPASTTPEFPAEIIRVRLEQSSVDLLVEAIKQRLFGTVRRPLIVLGTEDKQVEKALQNLPPATLTSDVILATSGSTRGRPHLVGLSWEALRASAGRTIDFLGPARWLLPLPPHHIAGFQVLVRSVLLGVSPLVVGRTEDIPAAVAAAREPLITSLVPTQLRRLQGEDLSGLSRILVGGARLDPALARQCAHLPLVTTYGMTETCGGCVYNSRPLPGIGVRIESGLVHLSGPVLMDGYLGEPSPLVTLDGTRYLVTSDLGRMDEGRLTIEGRADHVIISGGENLSPGTIEEAIGSWRPDLNAVVIGVDDPDWGQVAVAALEGAGSPALVGPELRAAVSAQLGAHHAPRAVVFVGDLPLLSSGKVDRRRLVVTVTEMISKQDCWSVD
- a CDS encoding 1,4-dihydroxy-2-naphthoate polyprenyltransferase; this translates as MSSHLPELPARPTWRDWLEGARLRTLPAAAAPVLVGAGAAAQLGAFSWGKSVLALLVALLLQVGVNFANDYSDGIRGTDQVRVGPVRLTASGLVPQRQVLALALGCFALAGLAGLALVAWAGTWWFLLVGALAIAVAWFYTGGKNPYGYLGVGLSELFVFVFFGLVATVGTNWVQAYAAPAWLWLAASGMGLASVSLLLVNNLRDIPTDREVGKTTVAVRMGDRASRLVFLALLVAASLLGAGGLALGASWVWALWLAVVLLVVSIPAALPVLAGATGPGLIVALRNTGLYTLIYGVLVGALLAL
- a CDS encoding PLD nuclease N-terminal domain-containing protein, with the protein product MPRVMLFAFAIGVTLYALLDWGMNSKSQTPGGLSRWLWLAVIIIFPIIGPAAWVILRLVGQAERKRGPTAAPPPQRGAPDDDSEYLREWSDRIARRQRKSPPPEKPKDEDEED
- a CDS encoding histidine phosphatase family protein; this translates as MAFTTVHLLRHGEVDNPDGVLYGRLPQFSLTPLGREMASEVAQYLSLEERDITRVIASPLLRAQETALPTALAYHLPIEADPRLVEAGSTFQGENVNGNRWALAHPRNWSRYVRPLEPSWGEPYRLIRERMCSAISSAIDEAWGHEALLVSHQLPIVMVQRFIQGKPLAHNPLWRECSLASLTSLLFDDHTLVGWSYTEPAGHLLHEAADVTPGASVARVNEG
- a CDS encoding HAD-IB family hydrolase, which codes for MEKTNPEARSIGAFFDVDETLVRGATAFWAAREMFSQGFFSLRDLQYAARQTLRFVLLGENAGKIGEFGDRAAKVLEGNSVEHLLHLSEKVYDQYFVPHVYQATYERLKEHSAAGHQVWLISATPWLLAEVIARRLGASGGVGTRMQVSGDRLIGKLEGHLVHGPGKVKVLKEIAEEHQIDLSRSWAYSDSANDIPMLSAVGHPVAVNPDRELTEYARQQNWEILNARERRDVIRRGAIMAALVVGGGTAVVWSAWKLARLAPRTR
- a CDS encoding 30S ribosomal protein bS22 produces the protein MGSVVKKRRKRMSKKKHRKQLRKTRHQRRNKK
- a CDS encoding helix-turn-helix domain-containing protein, producing the protein MVEPQPVPKLLTVNEVAELMRVSRMTVYRLIHSGELPAVRAGKSFRIPSVAVKELLDITWADEQQSSLGG